In Formosa haliotis, the sequence AACTAAATAAAGAAGCCATTGTTAAAGCTAATTATCTTGCAAATCCAGGCTGCTTTGCTACGGCTATTCAATTGGCTTTATTGCCTTTAGCATCAGACGGAAAATACCAAGAAGATGTTCATGTAAATGCCGTAACAGGTGCTACAGGAGCGGGAACATCGTTATCTGCAACAACACATTTTACTTGGCGAGATAACAACTTTTCGTATTACAAACCGTTTACGCATCAGCATTTAGGAGAAATCAATCAATCGGTGAAGCAATTACAAAGCGATTTCAATTCCGAAATCATTTTTATGCCTAATCGTGGAGATTTTTCAAGAGGAATTTTTGCTACAGCTTATACTAAATACGAAGGGACTTTAGAGGAGGCCAAAGCATTATATAAAGCTTTTTATAAAGATGCTAAATTTACGGTTGTTTCAGACGAAAATATTCATTTAAAACAAGTTGTAAATACGAATAAATGTATTCTTCATTTACATAAACACGGCGATAAATTATTGGTAACAAGTGTTATCGATAACTTGTTAAAAGGTGCTTCGGGCCAAGCGGTTCAGAATATGAATTTAATGTTCGGATTTGAAGAAACTGAAGGATTACAACTTAAAGCCACTTACTTTTAAAAAAAAACCAAATGAAAATTGCTATAATCGGAACAGGAAATTTAGGGTACTCTATTGCTAAAGGTTTAATTATAAACAATGCAATTACGACGCTTTATTTAACCAAGAGAAATGTAGACTCTTTAGAAGAGTTTAAAGGCTATCCAAACGTTACTTTAACCAGTGATAACGTCTTAGCAGCTCAAAAATCTGATATTTTAATATTTGCAGTACAACCTGCGCATTTTGAAAAAGTATTAGCAGAAATTAAACCGCATTTAACAGAAAAGCACGTTTTAATTTCTACAGTAACAGGATTTTTAATTCCTAAAATTGAAACCGTAGTTGGAGAAAATCAGTTTATAATCCGTGCCATGCCAAATACAGCTATTGCAGTGAGTAAATCTATGACCTGCATTTGTAGTAATACCATGGGAGCAAAACGCATTAAAATAGCAGAAGCCATTTTTAAACGTTTGGGACATACGTTGATTATTCCAGAATCGCAAATGCAAGCAGCCACGGTAGTTTGTGCAAGTGGAGTGGCGTTCTGGATGCGCTTAATACGTGCCACCACACAAGCGGCCATTCAGTTAGGTTTTGATGCTGAAGTGGCTCAAGAATTATCAATGCATACCTGCGAAGGTGCAGCCAATTTGTTAATTACAAGTGGGAATCATCCAGAAGAAGAAATTGATAAAGTAACAACGCCAAAGGGCTGTACTATTGAAGGATTAAACGAAATGGAACACAAAGGTTTAAGTTCGTCTTTAATTCAAGGTATGGTGGCGTCTTACAATAAGATTAGCAATATTAAAAAAGAACAAATATGAGTTTGTTTCCAGTATACCCGCTTTACGATATTACACCCGTAAAAGCGAAAGAAGTATTTGTTTACGACGATAAAAATGTAGAATATTTAGATTTATATGGTGGTCATGCCGTAATTTCAATTGGGCATGCGCATCCAACATATGTCGACCGTTTAACCAATCAATTGCAAAACATTGCGTTTTATAGCAATGCGATTCAGAATCCATTACAAGAGCAATTAGCTACAGATTTGGCTGAGTTTTCAAAGTGTAAAGATTACCAATTATTCTTGTGTAATTCGGGAGCAGAAGCTAACGAAAATGCATTGAAATTGGCTTCATTTCACAACGGAAAATCTAAAATGATTGCCTTTAAAAATGGGTTTCACGGCCGTACATCTGCCGCCGTTGCAGCCACCGATAATCCTAAAATTGTAGCACCTTTAAATGCACAACAAGCTGTTGACTTTTTTGAGTTAGGCGATTTAGAAGGTGTGGAACAAGCGTTAAAAAACAACGATGTTTGTGCTGTAATTATTGAATGCATTCAAGGTGTTGGAGGTTTAGACGAAAGTACTACCGAATTTTATAAAGGTTTAGAAACACTATGTAAAACTTACAATACCTGTTTAATTGCAGACGAGGTACAATCTGGATTTGGAAGAACAGGTGATTTTTTCGCCTTTCAAAAACACGGTATTACACCAGATATTATTTCGCTTGCAAAAGGTATGGGTAATGGGTTTCCAATAGGAGGAATTTTAATTCATCCAGAGATTAAAGGCTCGTTTGGTTTATTAGGAACAACCTTTGGGGGAAATCATTTAGCTTGTGCTGCATCATTAGCCGTTTTAGATGTTTTAAAAGCTGAAAACCTATTAGAACACACAAAAAATATGTCGGCTTACTTTATAGAAAAAGCCAACGCTTTACCAAAATTAAAAACGATTAAAGGTCGAGGATTAATGCTTGGATTGGAATTCGATTTCCCAATAGCGGATTTAAGAAAGAAACTTATTTTCGATCATCATATATTTACAGGAAGTGCTAAAAATCCTAATTTACTAAGAATACTTCCGCCATTAACGATTCAAAAAGAACATATAGACGTCTTATTTGAAGCCTTAAAAAAAGAATTAGCTTAAATGAAAAAATACACGCAAATTTCAGATATTTCAAATCTTTCAGAAACCATAAAAGAAGCGATTCTTTTAAAAATGAATCCTTTCGAATACAAACATTTAGGGACGAATAAAACCCTAGTGATGTTGTTTTTTAATTCCAGTTTGCGGACGCGGCTGAGTACAGAAAAAGCTGCGAAAAATTTAGGCATGGAAGTAATGAGTCTGAATGTAAACGATGCGTGGAATTTGGAGTTTGAAGATGGCACAATTATGAATGCTGGAACGTCTGAACATGTTAAAGAAGCCGCTAAAGTTATTTCGCAATATGCCGATATTATTGCTGTGCGTGCGTTTCCAAGTTTAATAGACAAGGAAAAGGATTATGAAGAAATGGTAATTAAAAGTTTCGAAAAATATGCAACGGTGCCTATAGTAAATATGGAAAGTGCAACAGCACACCCCTTACAAGCTTTGGCCGATGCGATTACTATTTCAGAACTATCAGAAAAAGCAAAACCAAAAGTTGTGATGTCTTGGGCTCCACACCCCAAAGCATTGCCGCAAGCCGTGCCCAATTCATTTGTAGAAATGATGCGTAAAATGGATGTAGATTTAACCATTACGCATCCTGAAGGGTATGAGTTAGATCCAGAAATTACGAAAGACACGCCTATAAACTACAATCAAGAAGAGGCGTTAAAAAATGCCGATTTTGTGTATGTGAAAAACTGGAGTAGTTATAAGGATTATGGGCAAGTGTTAAACAGAGACCGTAATTGGATGATGACAGCCGAAAAACTTGGGCATGCTAAATTTATGCACTGTTTACCGGTGAGAAGAAATGTGATTGTTGAAGATGCTGTATTAGATGGCGATCAATCTATTGTGATGCAAGAAGCGAATAACAGAACGTATGCCGCTCAAATTGTAATGAAAGAAATTCTAGAAAATCTATAATATGAAAACACTAAAAGTAGTAAAAATAGGAGGAAATATTATTGATGATGACACTGCCTTAGCTGAATTTTTACAGGGATTTTCGAAGATTGAAGGACCAAAGATATTAGTGCATGGCGGAGGAAAATTAGCTACTAAAATGGCTAAATCTATGAATATAGAAGTGAAAATGACCGATGGTAGACGTATCACCGATGCCGATACTTTAGATATTATTACCATGGTTTACGGTGGGAAAATTAATAAAAATATAGTCGCTCAATTACAAGCCAATGCGTGCAATAGCGTTGGGTTTACGGGAGCCGACGGGAATGCTATTGTTTCAGAAAAACGCCCAGTAAAAACTATCGATTATGGTTTTGTTGGCGATATAAAAACAGTAAACACAGAAGTGCTAGAAGTGCTTTTAAAACATAATGTAACGCCTGTTTTTTGTGCCATTACGCATAATGAAAAAGGTCAGTTATTTAATACAAATGCAGACACAGTTGCTTCAGAATTAGCTATAGCTTTTGCCAATTTATATCAGGTAGAACTTAATTACTGTTTCGAAAAAGATGGCGTTTTACTAGATGTAGACGATCCTAATTCGGTTATAGAAGATATTAATACCGCTAATTATGCTACGCTAAAAGCAGAAGGAGTTATTACAGATGGTATGCTGCCAAAACTAGACAACTGTTTTCATGCCATATCACATCACGTAAGCAAAGTATGCTTAGGTAAACCAAACATGCTATTTAATCAAAACACAAAACATACAACCATTCAAGCCTAATGACGACGCAACAATTAACAGAGGAGGCCATTGCATTACTAAAGAATTTAATTGAAACCCAATCATTTTCTTCAGAAGAAGATAAAACCGCACAGCTAATAGAAGCTTGGTTTAATCATCATAACATACCCTATACGCGCACAAAAAACAACGTTTGGGCACTTAATGCCGATTTTACCGACGGTAAACCAACGATGCTTTTAAATTCGCATCACGACACTGTAAAACCAAATAATGGGTATACTAAAGATCCGTTTAAAGCTATAGTAGAAGACGGAAAATTATACGGTTTAGGGAGTAATGATGCCGGAGGATGTTTGGTGTCCTTAATAGCAACCTTCACTTATTTTTACAATAAAAAAGATTTAAAATACAATTTGGTTATTGTGGCTTCTGCCGAAGAAGAAAGTAGCGGGCCAGATGGTTTAAACAGCATGCTTTCTATTATACCAAAAATAGATGTGGCTATAGTAGGAGAACCAACATTAATGAATTTAGCCGTAGCCGAAAAAGGTTTGGTGGTTTTTGATGCGAAAGTAAAAGGAACACCTAGTCATGCCGCACACCCTAATAACGATAATGCTATTTATAACACCATTCCAGTTTTAAATTGGTTTAAAGATTATAAGTTTGAAAGACCATCTGAAACTTTGGGCGATGTAAAAATGACGGTGTCTCAAATTCACGCGGGGAAACAACATAATGCCATTCCTGCCGAGGTTGAATTGGTGATAGATGTACGTGTAAACGACAAATATACCAATGCGGAAATTAATGATATTTTGGTTAACGAAGCACCTTGTACAGAAATTAAAGCGCGTAGTTTACGTTTAAATTCATCCTCTATTCCTAAAGATCACGAATTGGTGAAAGCGGGAATCGAAATCGGACGTACAACTTACGGGTCGCCTACTTTATCAGATCAATCGGTGTTAAGCTGTTCGTCTTTAAAATTAGGGCCCGGAGATAGCACACGCTCACATTCTGCAGATGAGTTTATTTACATTAATGAAATCGAGGAAGGCGTTGCCATTTACATTCAATTACTAGAAAAAATACTTTAATCATTTAGCGTGAAGGTCGACTTCAAACTAAAATATAAATTAATTGTTCGTGATTAGTTATAAAACTCACGTCATTTTGAACCTATTTTAGGATCTTATTTTTAATGTTTTGATACTAAAATAATGAGATGCTGAAACTAGTTCAGCATGACGGTTAAAAGGGAGTTGTAATTAAAAACGGAAATTCGTTTAATAAAAAAATATAGTTATGAAACTTTGGGATAAAGGTCTTTCAATAGATAAAAAAATAGAACAATTCACTGTTGGAAACGACAGGGAAATCGATATACATATAGCGAAATACGATGTGCAAGCTTCTAAAGCTCACGCGAAAATGCTAAAAAGTATCAATATAATTACAGAGGAAGAATTAGGACAATTACTTGGCGGATTAGACGTTTTGGCTTCGCAAATAGAAGCAGGAACTTTTGTTATTGAGCCAGAATTTGAAGATGTACACTCTAAAATTGAGTTTGAATTAACGAAGACTTTAGGAGAGGTTGGTAAAAAAATACATACAGCACGCTCTAGAAACGATCAAGTTTTAGTTGCGCTTCAGTTGTATTACAAAGCAGAATTAAAAGAAGTACAAGAGAAAACCAAAACGTTTTTCGAAACGCTTTTAGGATTAGCCGAAACTCATAAAGAGAAATTGTTGCCAGGTTATACGCATTTACAAGTAGCTATGCCGTCTTCTTTCGGACTTTGGTTCTCTGCCTATGCCGAGTTGTTAATAGACGATGTGTACATGGTGCAAGCGGTTCAAAAAATAGCAGATCAGAATCCGTTGGGCTCTGCGGCGGGTTATGGAAGTTCGTTTCCTATAGATCGTGATATGACGACTAAGGAGATGGGATTTTCTACCTTAAAGTATAATGTGGTGGCAGCGCAAATGAGTCGTGGTAAAAGTGAACGTGCTATTGCGGCTTCTTTAGGAAGTTTAGCCAATACTTTGGCCCGTTTTGCTATGGATATTTGCCTGTATATGAGTCAGAATTTTGGATTTATTTCTTTTCCAGACGAGTTAACAACGGGAAGTAGTATCATGCCACACAAAAAGAATCCTGATGTATTTGAGTTAATTCGTGGAAAATGTAATAAGATTCAAGCGCTTCAAACCGAAATGGTTTTAATAACAAATAATTTACCAAGCGGATATCATCGAGATTATCAATTACTGAAAGAAAACACCATTCAGGCCTTCGAAGACATCAAGAATATTCTAGATATTTTTAATTTCTCTATTGCGCAAATCAAAGTTAAAGATATCGACCTACACGACGAGAAGTATAAATTTTTATTTACTGTAGATAATATCAATACATTGGTGGTAGACGGCATGTCGTTTAGAGATGCTTATAAAAAAATAGGAGGCGAAGTCGAAGCAGGTACATACACTCCAGATGCGTCTAAAAAACACACGCATTTAGGAAGCATCCATAACTTGGGATTGGATGAAATAAGTCGTAAATTTCCAAAACTTTAATTTAAAAACTGAATAATATGAAACGTTTAAAATATTTAGCTATTGTTTTTGCATCTGTAATGGTATTTAGTTGCGGAAGTAAAGAGGAAAAGAAGTCGGTTGCTAAGGCGCCAACTGCTCCCGAAATGACTGAAACTACTACAGAACCGACAAAAGATATTACAGATGATGCTGTAGTAGAAATTATGATTCATGGTACAGATAAAATGACCTTCGATTTAAAGAAAATTGAAGTCAAAGCCGGGCAAAAAGTAAAGTTAACCTTGATGCATACTGGAAAAATGGCTAAAAATGTGATGGGACATAACTTTGTGCTTCTAAAAAATGGTGTAGACATGCCAACTTTTGCTTCGAAAGCAGCTAGTGCATCCGATCATGATTACATTCCTGAAAATACAGATGCCGTTATTGCATATACAAAACTGCTAGGTGGAGGAGAACAAGATACTATCGAATTTACAGCTCCAGAAGCAGGTGTATACGACTTTTTATGTACGTTCCCAGGTCACTATGCTTTAATGAAAGGTAAGTTTATTGTAGAATAAAAAGTTAGTCTTAGACATAGACCTAATTTAAAATAACGCAAAAAAAAGCATCTTCAATTGAAGATGCTTTTTTCGTTTTGTATGATTAATCTTTTATTAGATAATAGTAGATTGACCTAAGTGGATATTAGAGAAATTATGATTAGAATCTTTGGGATTGCTAATAAAATCTGCAATAAAATCTCCAACCTTAGTTGTTGTAATATTATCGTATTTCGTATTTAAATCTGGTGTTGTAATATGAAGCGATAAAGATTTATCTACAGCCGTTCTAATTAAATCAGCTTCGTCGTTTAAATCGAAATGATCTAATAATAATGCAGCAGATAAAATAGAGGCAATAGGGTTTGCAATACCTTTATTAGTAGCTTGTGGATACGACCCGTGGATAGGCTCGAACATAGCGTGTTTATCTCCCACTGAAGCAGAAGCTAATAACCCGATAGAACCACCAATTACACTTGCTTCGTCGCTAATAATATCTCCAAACATGTTTTCGGTTAAAATAACATCAAATTGTTTAGGATTTAAAATCATTTGCATTGCTGCGTTATCTACGAATAGAAAATCTAATTCTATGTCTTGGTAATTTTGAGCCACTTCGGTAACTACTTTACGCCATAAACGAGAAGTTTCTAGTACGTTTGCTTTGTCTACTAGAGTTACTTTTTTTCTACGAGATTGAGCAGCTTTAAATGCTAAATGTGCAACGCGTTCTATTTCTTCGCGAGAATATTCGCATAAATCTGAAGCCGAATTGCCATCTTCGCTAGTGGCTTTTTTTCCGAAATAAATACCACCAGTAAGCTCGCGGTAAATACTAATATCTGTGCCTTTAATAATGTCTTTCTTTAGTGGCGATTTGCTTAAAAGACTGTCGTAAGCTTTTACAGGTCTTATGTTTGCAAACAATCCTAACGATTTTCTTAGAGCAAGTAAACCTTGCTCTGGACGAACCTTTGCAGACGGATCGTTGTCGTATTTTGGGTGACCAATAGCTCCAAATAATAAAGCATCGCTATTTTTACAAAGATCTAAAGTTGCTTCTGGTAAAGGATCGCCAGTTTCGTCTATGGCAACAGCACCAACAGGAGCAAATTTAAAATTGAAAGTATGATCGTATTCTAAAGCAATGGCTTTAAGAACTTTTATGGCTTGTGCAGTGACTTCAGGTCCTATACCGTCTCCTGCTAAAACTGCTATATTTAGTTTCATAGAATTTATTTTTTAGTGGTCGAAGTACGACTTGATTTTGTTTTATAGGGCAATTTGTTCAGATTTAGCTTCAAAAGCTAAGATGTCTTCTTTTTTACTTAATAAATAATCGATATCGTCGTAACCATTTAGCAGACAGGTTTTTTTGTATGGATCTATTTCAAAAGATTCCGAAAAATCTGTGCCTTTTATTGAAATGGTTTGATGCTCTAAATTTACACTAATTATTGTTTCTGGAGAATTTGTAATGTGATTAAATAAAATCTTTAAAAATTCTGGTGAAACTTGTACAGGAAGAATCCCGTTATTTAGTGCATTTCCTTTAAAAATATCGGCAAAGAAACTTGAAACCACTACTTTAAATCCGTAATCGGCTATTGCCCAAGCCGCATGTTCCCGGCTTGAACCACAACCAAAATTATCGCCGGCAACTAAAATGCTTCCTATATAGGAGGTGTCGTTTAATGGAAATTCGGTATTTAAATCTCCATTTTTTTGATATCTCCAATCTCTAAATAAATTATCTCCAAAACCTTCTCTATCTGTGGCTTTTAAAAAACGTGCTGGGATAATTTGATCTGTATCTATATTTTCAATGTCTAATGGAATGGCTCTAGACTGAAATGTTGTAAACTTTTCCATTTAGTTTAAGTGTTTTGTAATGTCAATAATTTTTCCTTCTACCGCCGTTGCCGCTGCTACCAACGGACTTGCTAAAATGGTTCTAGCGCCTTGTCCTTGGCGACCTTCAAAATTTCTATTCGATGTAGAAACGCAATATTCGTTTTGCGGAATTTTGTCGTCGTTCATGGCTAAACAGGCCGAACATCCAGGTTGACGAAGTTCGAATCCAGCTTCTATAAAAATATCTTTTAAGCCTTCTTCTATAATTTGAGCTTCAACCAATTTACTTCCTGGTACTAACCAAGCTGTAACATTAGGTGCCTTTTGTTTGCCTTTAATATATTCTGCAGCCACTCTAAAATCTTCAATTCTAGAATTGGTACAGCTCCCTATAAACACGTAATTAATAGGTTTATTGACAAGCGATTCTCCTTTCTTGAAATCCATATATTTCAACGATTTTTCAAAAGAAACATCGTTTAATGTAGGGATGTTGCCAGAAACTTTAATTCCCATTCCAGGGTTAGTACCGTAAGTTACCATAGGTTCTATGTCCTCGGCATCGAAAAAATATTCTTTATCGAATGTAGCTCCTTCATCTGTAGGAAGCGTTTTCCAATAGGCTACTTTTTTCTCGAATTCTTCTCCTTTCGGAGCCATTTCGCGACCTTCAACATAATCAAAAGTTGTTTGGTCTGGTGCAATCATTCCACCACGAGCTCCCATTTCTATACTCATATTACAAACCGTCATACGGCCTTCCATACTCATATTTTCAAAAACGTCGCCGGCATATTCACAGAAATATCCTGTACCTGCGTTGGTTCCTAATTTAGAAATGATGTATAAAATAACATCTTTAGGAAGTACGCCTTTTTTTAACTTCCCGTTTACCGAAACACGTAAACTTTTAGGTTTTGTTAAAAGTAAACACTGACTAGCAAAAACTTGAGCAACCTGACTGGTGCCAATTCCAAAAGCAATAGTTCCAAATGCACCATGTGTAGATGTGTGACTGTCTCCACAAACTATGGTCATCCCGGGTTGTGTGATACCTAATTCGGGTGCCATAACGTGCACTATTCCATTGTATTTGTGACCTAATTCAAATAATGTGATTCCGTTGTCGGCACAGTTTTTTGATAGCTGCTCAAGCTGATGTCTAGATAGTGTATCTTGTACTGGTAAATGTTGATTTGTTGTTGGTGTATTATGATCTGCTGTTGCCACAATTTGCTTAGGTCTAAAAATAGGAATATCTCTATCTTTTAACTCATTAAAAGCTTGTGGGCTTGTTACTTCATGTATTAAATGTTTGTCTATGTACAATATTTGTGGGCCATTCTCTATAGCGTCAACAACATGTGCATCCCAAACTTTATCGAATAATGTCTTTTTCATTTCAATTTAATTTTGCTATTTCTAATTTGAAATAGACTTTTGGCTTAATGTATTAAGCGGAAATAATTTGATTATAAACGCTACTAGTTTCAATAATTTGATGGATATCTGAATCGTTTACTTCTTTTTTAACATCTGCAAAGTTTAAGAAGTTAGCATAAACTACATCTAACTGTAATTTTGTTAATTCGTAACCTACATTTTTAGCTCTATATGCTAATGCGGCTCTACCGCTTCTTGCTGTTAATACTATAGCCGATTCTGTAACACCCACGTCTTTAGGATCTATTATTTCGTAAGTTTCACGATTTTTAATAACACCATCTTGATGAATTCCCGAACTGTGTGCAAATGCATTTGCTCCTACAATAGCTTTATTTGGCTGGGTGTAAATTCCCATATGTTCAGAAACCATTTGGCTCGTGCTATATAATAAAGACGTATTAATATTGGTGTCTAAGTTTAAAGTTGGGTGTTGTTTTAAAATCATAACAACTTCTTCTAATGCTGTATTACCAGCACGTTCTCCAATACCATTAATAGTACATTCTATTTGTCTAGCACCGTTAATAACACCTTCAATAGAATTTGCAGTAGCTAAACCTAAATCGTTGTGGCAGTGGCAAGATAAAATGGCTTTTTCAATACCTTTAACGTTCTCCTTTAAGTATTTCATTTTAGCGCCATATTCACTAGGTAAGCAGTATCCAGTGGTATCTGGAATATTTAAAACAGTTGCTCCAGCTTTAATTACCGCTTCGCAAACTCGTGCTAAATAGTCGTTATCGGTACGTCCAGCATCTTCGGCATAAAATTCTACATCTTCTGCAAATGTTTTTGCATAACGCACAGCTCTTACTGCACGCTCGATGATGGCATCGCGATTAGAAGAAAATTTAAATTTTATATGAGAGTCTGAAGTTCCTATACCGGTATGAATTCTAGGTTTCTTAGCAAAACGCAAGGCTTCTCCCGCTACTTTTATATCAT encodes:
- the argC gene encoding N-acetyl-gamma-glutamyl-phosphate reductase: MIQAGIVGGAGYTAGELIRILMYHPQVNINFIYSTSNAGNPVSKVHQDLIGSTDLTFTDTINADVDVLFLCLGHGNSTAFLDNNRFSKATKIIDLSNDFRLEADANFNGMEFVYGLPELNKEAIVKANYLANPGCFATAIQLALLPLASDGKYQEDVHVNAVTGATGAGTSLSATTHFTWRDNNFSYYKPFTHQHLGEINQSVKQLQSDFNSEIIFMPNRGDFSRGIFATAYTKYEGTLEEAKALYKAFYKDAKFTVVSDENIHLKQVVNTNKCILHLHKHGDKLLVTSVIDNLLKGASGQAVQNMNLMFGFEETEGLQLKATYF
- the proC gene encoding pyrroline-5-carboxylate reductase — translated: MKIAIIGTGNLGYSIAKGLIINNAITTLYLTKRNVDSLEEFKGYPNVTLTSDNVLAAQKSDILIFAVQPAHFEKVLAEIKPHLTEKHVLISTVTGFLIPKIETVVGENQFIIRAMPNTAIAVSKSMTCICSNTMGAKRIKIAEAIFKRLGHTLIIPESQMQAATVVCASGVAFWMRLIRATTQAAIQLGFDAEVAQELSMHTCEGAANLLITSGNHPEEEIDKVTTPKGCTIEGLNEMEHKGLSSSLIQGMVASYNKISNIKKEQI
- a CDS encoding aspartate aminotransferase family protein; this encodes MSLFPVYPLYDITPVKAKEVFVYDDKNVEYLDLYGGHAVISIGHAHPTYVDRLTNQLQNIAFYSNAIQNPLQEQLATDLAEFSKCKDYQLFLCNSGAEANENALKLASFHNGKSKMIAFKNGFHGRTSAAVAATDNPKIVAPLNAQQAVDFFELGDLEGVEQALKNNDVCAVIIECIQGVGGLDESTTEFYKGLETLCKTYNTCLIADEVQSGFGRTGDFFAFQKHGITPDIISLAKGMGNGFPIGGILIHPEIKGSFGLLGTTFGGNHLACAASLAVLDVLKAENLLEHTKNMSAYFIEKANALPKLKTIKGRGLMLGLEFDFPIADLRKKLIFDHHIFTGSAKNPNLLRILPPLTIQKEHIDVLFEALKKELA
- a CDS encoding acetylornithine carbamoyltransferase; this translates as MKKYTQISDISNLSETIKEAILLKMNPFEYKHLGTNKTLVMLFFNSSLRTRLSTEKAAKNLGMEVMSLNVNDAWNLEFEDGTIMNAGTSEHVKEAAKVISQYADIIAVRAFPSLIDKEKDYEEMVIKSFEKYATVPIVNMESATAHPLQALADAITISELSEKAKPKVVMSWAPHPKALPQAVPNSFVEMMRKMDVDLTITHPEGYELDPEITKDTPINYNQEEALKNADFVYVKNWSSYKDYGQVLNRDRNWMMTAEKLGHAKFMHCLPVRRNVIVEDAVLDGDQSIVMQEANNRTYAAQIVMKEILENL
- the argB gene encoding acetylglutamate kinase — translated: MKTLKVVKIGGNIIDDDTALAEFLQGFSKIEGPKILVHGGGKLATKMAKSMNIEVKMTDGRRITDADTLDIITMVYGGKINKNIVAQLQANACNSVGFTGADGNAIVSEKRPVKTIDYGFVGDIKTVNTEVLEVLLKHNVTPVFCAITHNEKGQLFNTNADTVASELAIAFANLYQVELNYCFEKDGVLLDVDDPNSVIEDINTANYATLKAEGVITDGMLPKLDNCFHAISHHVSKVCLGKPNMLFNQNTKHTTIQA
- a CDS encoding M20 family metallo-hydrolase translates to MTTQQLTEEAIALLKNLIETQSFSSEEDKTAQLIEAWFNHHNIPYTRTKNNVWALNADFTDGKPTMLLNSHHDTVKPNNGYTKDPFKAIVEDGKLYGLGSNDAGGCLVSLIATFTYFYNKKDLKYNLVIVASAEEESSGPDGLNSMLSIIPKIDVAIVGEPTLMNLAVAEKGLVVFDAKVKGTPSHAAHPNNDNAIYNTIPVLNWFKDYKFERPSETLGDVKMTVSQIHAGKQHNAIPAEVELVIDVRVNDKYTNAEINDILVNEAPCTEIKARSLRLNSSSIPKDHELVKAGIEIGRTTYGSPTLSDQSVLSCSSLKLGPGDSTRSHSADEFIYINEIEEGVAIYIQLLEKIL
- the argH gene encoding argininosuccinate lyase: MKLWDKGLSIDKKIEQFTVGNDREIDIHIAKYDVQASKAHAKMLKSINIITEEELGQLLGGLDVLASQIEAGTFVIEPEFEDVHSKIEFELTKTLGEVGKKIHTARSRNDQVLVALQLYYKAELKEVQEKTKTFFETLLGLAETHKEKLLPGYTHLQVAMPSSFGLWFSAYAELLIDDVYMVQAVQKIADQNPLGSAAGYGSSFPIDRDMTTKEMGFSTLKYNVVAAQMSRGKSERAIAASLGSLANTLARFAMDICLYMSQNFGFISFPDELTTGSSIMPHKKNPDVFELIRGKCNKIQALQTEMVLITNNLPSGYHRDYQLLKENTIQAFEDIKNILDIFNFSIAQIKVKDIDLHDEKYKFLFTVDNINTLVVDGMSFRDAYKKIGGEVEAGTYTPDASKKHTHLGSIHNLGLDEISRKFPKL
- the azu gene encoding azurin, giving the protein MKRLKYLAIVFASVMVFSCGSKEEKKSVAKAPTAPEMTETTTEPTKDITDDAVVEIMIHGTDKMTFDLKKIEVKAGQKVKLTLMHTGKMAKNVMGHNFVLLKNGVDMPTFASKAASASDHDYIPENTDAVIAYTKLLGGGEQDTIEFTAPEAGVYDFLCTFPGHYALMKGKFIVE
- the leuB gene encoding 3-isopropylmalate dehydrogenase; translated protein: MKLNIAVLAGDGIGPEVTAQAIKVLKAIALEYDHTFNFKFAPVGAVAIDETGDPLPEATLDLCKNSDALLFGAIGHPKYDNDPSAKVRPEQGLLALRKSLGLFANIRPVKAYDSLLSKSPLKKDIIKGTDISIYRELTGGIYFGKKATSEDGNSASDLCEYSREEIERVAHLAFKAAQSRRKKVTLVDKANVLETSRLWRKVVTEVAQNYQDIELDFLFVDNAAMQMILNPKQFDVILTENMFGDIISDEASVIGGSIGLLASASVGDKHAMFEPIHGSYPQATNKGIANPIASILSAALLLDHFDLNDEADLIRTAVDKSLSLHITTPDLNTKYDNITTTKVGDFIADFISNPKDSNHNFSNIHLGQSTII
- the leuD gene encoding 3-isopropylmalate dehydratase small subunit translates to MEKFTTFQSRAIPLDIENIDTDQIIPARFLKATDREGFGDNLFRDWRYQKNGDLNTEFPLNDTSYIGSILVAGDNFGCGSSREHAAWAIADYGFKVVVSSFFADIFKGNALNNGILPVQVSPEFLKILFNHITNSPETIISVNLEHQTISIKGTDFSESFEIDPYKKTCLLNGYDDIDYLLSKKEDILAFEAKSEQIAL
- the leuC gene encoding 3-isopropylmalate dehydratase large subunit — its product is MKKTLFDKVWDAHVVDAIENGPQILYIDKHLIHEVTSPQAFNELKDRDIPIFRPKQIVATADHNTPTTNQHLPVQDTLSRHQLEQLSKNCADNGITLFELGHKYNGIVHVMAPELGITQPGMTIVCGDSHTSTHGAFGTIAFGIGTSQVAQVFASQCLLLTKPKSLRVSVNGKLKKGVLPKDVILYIISKLGTNAGTGYFCEYAGDVFENMSMEGRMTVCNMSIEMGARGGMIAPDQTTFDYVEGREMAPKGEEFEKKVAYWKTLPTDEGATFDKEYFFDAEDIEPMVTYGTNPGMGIKVSGNIPTLNDVSFEKSLKYMDFKKGESLVNKPINYVFIGSCTNSRIEDFRVAAEYIKGKQKAPNVTAWLVPGSKLVEAQIIEEGLKDIFIEAGFELRQPGCSACLAMNDDKIPQNEYCVSTSNRNFEGRQGQGARTILASPLVAAATAVEGKIIDITKHLN